The following proteins are encoded in a genomic region of Maylandia zebra isolate NMK-2024a linkage group LG1, Mzebra_GT3a, whole genome shotgun sequence:
- the bbs4 gene encoding BBSome complex member BBS4 isoform X1, producing MATASSVDHPKMADAETTATLPVATEPKKRRAPKAPELPIVERRNWLIHQHYILKDYDTCKVIIKDQLQETNGMCEYAIYVQALILRLEGKIQQSLELFQSCAILNPNSADNLKQVARSLFLLGKHKAAIEFYHEAARLNENDWEISHNLGLCYFFIKDFKYAEEHLKIALKINKHDKTFMMLGKVHLLAGETDKAIEVYKKAVEFSPENTELLTTLGLLFLQLGKYQKAFEHLGNALTFDPNNYKAILAAGSMMQTHGDFDVAMNKYRVAACAVPESPPLWNNIGMCFFGKKKYVAAISCLKRAHYLSPFDWKVLYNLGLVHLTMQQYASAFHFLSAAINLNPRMGELYMLLAVALTNLEDYENATRSYEQAVTLDESNPLVNLNFAIFLYNHGDKKGALDQYQDMERKVNILRDSSSNFEFDPELMDMAQKMGTALQVTEALVWTKPGKDSKSKPNSAAATKTPGAPLGTNQVLGQAMSSAASYSKNIQLSTGVSGGPSNAGEPEDDVLEAPSPPSDPPGSPEPAESDNPKPRTSKMKSKVQE from the exons CTCCAGAGCTTCCTATTGTGGAGAGAAGGAACTGGTTAATCCACCAGCACTATATCCTCAAGGACTACGATACCTGTAAG GTTATCATCAAAGACCAACTGCAGGAGACTAATGGGATGTGTGAATATGCTATATATGTTCAAG CACTAATCTTGCGTCTTGAGGGCAAGATCCAGCAGTCCCTGGAGCTGTTTCAGAGCTGTGCCATCTTAAATCCCAACAGCGCAGACAATCTTAAGCAAGTGGCCCGATCACT ATTTCTTCTGGGAAAGCACAAAGCAGCTATTGAATTCTATCATGAAGCTGCAAGGCTCAACGAGAACGACTGG GAGATCAGTCATAATCTGGGATTGTGCTATTTCTTCATCAAAGACTTCAAATAT GCTGAGGAGCATCTAAAGATAGCTCTCAAGATAAACAAGCACGACAAAACCTTCATGATGCTCGGGAAGGTTCACCTGCTGGCTGGAGAAACAGACAAGGCCATAGAGGTGTACAAGAAAGcggtgga ATTTTCTCCAGAAAACACTGAACTCCTCACAACACTGGGCCTGCTGTTTTTGCAG CTCGGGAAATACCAGAAAGCATTTGAACATCTTGGGAATGCCCTCACCTTTGACCCCAACAATTATAAG GCCATCCTGGCTGCAGGCAGCATGATGCAGACCCATGGTGACTTTGATGTGGCTATGAACAAGTACAGGGTGGCAGCATGTGCTGTGCCGGAGAGTCCCCCTCTGTGGAACAACATTGGCATGTGCTTCTTTGGGAAAAAGAAATATGTAGCT GCCATCAGCTGCCTGAAGCGGGCCCACTACTTGTCTCCTTTTGACTGGAAAGTGTTGTACAACCTTGGTCTGGTACACCTCACCATGCAGCAGTATGCCTCTGCCTTCCACTTCCTCAGTGCAGCCATCAATCTGAATCCACGAATGGGGGAGCTCTACATGTTGCTGGCAG TTGCTCTGACCAATTTGGAGGATTATGAGAACGCCACCAGATCTTACGAGCAAGCTGTGACTCTGGATGA ATCCAACCCCCTGGTTAACCTGAACTTTGCAATCTTCCTCTATAATCATGGAGACAAGAAGGGAGCTCTGGATCAATACCAGGATATGGAAAGGAAAGTCAACATACTCCGAGACAGCAGTAGCAACTTTGAATTTGATCCTGAG CTAATGGACATGGCTCAGAAAATGGGAACTGCTCTACAGGTGACAGAAGCGCTGGTGTGGACTAAACCAGGCAAGGACTCCAAATCAAAACCAAATTCTGCAGCAGCCACCAAAACCCCCGGTGCTCCCCTCGGTACTAACCAAGTCCTGGGTCAGGCCATGTCTTCAGCCGCAAGCTAcagcaaaaacattcagctgtcAACAG GGGTGTCCGGAGGCCCTTCCAATGCAGGAGAGCCAGAAGATGATGTACTGGAAGCCCCCAGCCCACCTTCTGATCCTCCGGGATCCCCAGAACCCGCAGAGTCAGACAACCCTAAACCCAGAACCTCCAAAATGAAATCGAAGGTGCAGGAATGA
- the bbs4 gene encoding BBSome complex member BBS4 isoform X3 gives MCEYAIYVQALILRLEGKIQQSLELFQSCAILNPNSADNLKQVARSLFLLGKHKAAIEFYHEAARLNENDWEISHNLGLCYFFIKDFKYAEEHLKIALKINKHDKTFMMLGKVHLLAGETDKAIEVYKKAVEFSPENTELLTTLGLLFLQLGKYQKAFEHLGNALTFDPNNYKAILAAGSMMQTHGDFDVAMNKYRVAACAVPESPPLWNNIGMCFFGKKKYVAAISCLKRAHYLSPFDWKVLYNLGLVHLTMQQYASAFHFLSAAINLNPRMGELYMLLAVALTNLEDYENATRSYEQAVTLDESNPLVNLNFAIFLYNHGDKKGALDQYQDMERKVNILRDSSSNFEFDPELMDMAQKMGTALQVTEALVWTKPGKDSKSKPNSAAATKTPGAPLGTNQVLGQAMSSAASYSKNIQLSTGVSGGPSNAGEPEDDVLEAPSPPSDPPGSPEPAESDNPKPRTSKMKSKVQE, from the exons ATGTGTGAATATGCTATATATGTTCAAG CACTAATCTTGCGTCTTGAGGGCAAGATCCAGCAGTCCCTGGAGCTGTTTCAGAGCTGTGCCATCTTAAATCCCAACAGCGCAGACAATCTTAAGCAAGTGGCCCGATCACT ATTTCTTCTGGGAAAGCACAAAGCAGCTATTGAATTCTATCATGAAGCTGCAAGGCTCAACGAGAACGACTGG GAGATCAGTCATAATCTGGGATTGTGCTATTTCTTCATCAAAGACTTCAAATAT GCTGAGGAGCATCTAAAGATAGCTCTCAAGATAAACAAGCACGACAAAACCTTCATGATGCTCGGGAAGGTTCACCTGCTGGCTGGAGAAACAGACAAGGCCATAGAGGTGTACAAGAAAGcggtgga ATTTTCTCCAGAAAACACTGAACTCCTCACAACACTGGGCCTGCTGTTTTTGCAG CTCGGGAAATACCAGAAAGCATTTGAACATCTTGGGAATGCCCTCACCTTTGACCCCAACAATTATAAG GCCATCCTGGCTGCAGGCAGCATGATGCAGACCCATGGTGACTTTGATGTGGCTATGAACAAGTACAGGGTGGCAGCATGTGCTGTGCCGGAGAGTCCCCCTCTGTGGAACAACATTGGCATGTGCTTCTTTGGGAAAAAGAAATATGTAGCT GCCATCAGCTGCCTGAAGCGGGCCCACTACTTGTCTCCTTTTGACTGGAAAGTGTTGTACAACCTTGGTCTGGTACACCTCACCATGCAGCAGTATGCCTCTGCCTTCCACTTCCTCAGTGCAGCCATCAATCTGAATCCACGAATGGGGGAGCTCTACATGTTGCTGGCAG TTGCTCTGACCAATTTGGAGGATTATGAGAACGCCACCAGATCTTACGAGCAAGCTGTGACTCTGGATGA ATCCAACCCCCTGGTTAACCTGAACTTTGCAATCTTCCTCTATAATCATGGAGACAAGAAGGGAGCTCTGGATCAATACCAGGATATGGAAAGGAAAGTCAACATACTCCGAGACAGCAGTAGCAACTTTGAATTTGATCCTGAG CTAATGGACATGGCTCAGAAAATGGGAACTGCTCTACAGGTGACAGAAGCGCTGGTGTGGACTAAACCAGGCAAGGACTCCAAATCAAAACCAAATTCTGCAGCAGCCACCAAAACCCCCGGTGCTCCCCTCGGTACTAACCAAGTCCTGGGTCAGGCCATGTCTTCAGCCGCAAGCTAcagcaaaaacattcagctgtcAACAG GGGTGTCCGGAGGCCCTTCCAATGCAGGAGAGCCAGAAGATGATGTACTGGAAGCCCCCAGCCCACCTTCTGATCCTCCGGGATCCCCAGAACCCGCAGAGTCAGACAACCCTAAACCCAGAACCTCCAAAATGAAATCGAAGGTGCAGGAATGA
- the bbs4 gene encoding BBSome complex member BBS4 isoform X2, whose translation MVFLHPAPELPIVERRNWLIHQHYILKDYDTCKVIIKDQLQETNGMCEYAIYVQALILRLEGKIQQSLELFQSCAILNPNSADNLKQVARSLFLLGKHKAAIEFYHEAARLNENDWEISHNLGLCYFFIKDFKYAEEHLKIALKINKHDKTFMMLGKVHLLAGETDKAIEVYKKAVEFSPENTELLTTLGLLFLQLGKYQKAFEHLGNALTFDPNNYKAILAAGSMMQTHGDFDVAMNKYRVAACAVPESPPLWNNIGMCFFGKKKYVAAISCLKRAHYLSPFDWKVLYNLGLVHLTMQQYASAFHFLSAAINLNPRMGELYMLLAVALTNLEDYENATRSYEQAVTLDESNPLVNLNFAIFLYNHGDKKGALDQYQDMERKVNILRDSSSNFEFDPELMDMAQKMGTALQVTEALVWTKPGKDSKSKPNSAAATKTPGAPLGTNQVLGQAMSSAASYSKNIQLSTGVSGGPSNAGEPEDDVLEAPSPPSDPPGSPEPAESDNPKPRTSKMKSKVQE comes from the exons atGGTGTTCCTCCACCCAGCTCCAGAGCTTCCTATTGTGGAGAGAAGGAACTGGTTAATCCACCAGCACTATATCCTCAAGGACTACGATACCTGTAAG GTTATCATCAAAGACCAACTGCAGGAGACTAATGGGATGTGTGAATATGCTATATATGTTCAAG CACTAATCTTGCGTCTTGAGGGCAAGATCCAGCAGTCCCTGGAGCTGTTTCAGAGCTGTGCCATCTTAAATCCCAACAGCGCAGACAATCTTAAGCAAGTGGCCCGATCACT ATTTCTTCTGGGAAAGCACAAAGCAGCTATTGAATTCTATCATGAAGCTGCAAGGCTCAACGAGAACGACTGG GAGATCAGTCATAATCTGGGATTGTGCTATTTCTTCATCAAAGACTTCAAATAT GCTGAGGAGCATCTAAAGATAGCTCTCAAGATAAACAAGCACGACAAAACCTTCATGATGCTCGGGAAGGTTCACCTGCTGGCTGGAGAAACAGACAAGGCCATAGAGGTGTACAAGAAAGcggtgga ATTTTCTCCAGAAAACACTGAACTCCTCACAACACTGGGCCTGCTGTTTTTGCAG CTCGGGAAATACCAGAAAGCATTTGAACATCTTGGGAATGCCCTCACCTTTGACCCCAACAATTATAAG GCCATCCTGGCTGCAGGCAGCATGATGCAGACCCATGGTGACTTTGATGTGGCTATGAACAAGTACAGGGTGGCAGCATGTGCTGTGCCGGAGAGTCCCCCTCTGTGGAACAACATTGGCATGTGCTTCTTTGGGAAAAAGAAATATGTAGCT GCCATCAGCTGCCTGAAGCGGGCCCACTACTTGTCTCCTTTTGACTGGAAAGTGTTGTACAACCTTGGTCTGGTACACCTCACCATGCAGCAGTATGCCTCTGCCTTCCACTTCCTCAGTGCAGCCATCAATCTGAATCCACGAATGGGGGAGCTCTACATGTTGCTGGCAG TTGCTCTGACCAATTTGGAGGATTATGAGAACGCCACCAGATCTTACGAGCAAGCTGTGACTCTGGATGA ATCCAACCCCCTGGTTAACCTGAACTTTGCAATCTTCCTCTATAATCATGGAGACAAGAAGGGAGCTCTGGATCAATACCAGGATATGGAAAGGAAAGTCAACATACTCCGAGACAGCAGTAGCAACTTTGAATTTGATCCTGAG CTAATGGACATGGCTCAGAAAATGGGAACTGCTCTACAGGTGACAGAAGCGCTGGTGTGGACTAAACCAGGCAAGGACTCCAAATCAAAACCAAATTCTGCAGCAGCCACCAAAACCCCCGGTGCTCCCCTCGGTACTAACCAAGTCCTGGGTCAGGCCATGTCTTCAGCCGCAAGCTAcagcaaaaacattcagctgtcAACAG GGGTGTCCGGAGGCCCTTCCAATGCAGGAGAGCCAGAAGATGATGTACTGGAAGCCCCCAGCCCACCTTCTGATCCTCCGGGATCCCCAGAACCCGCAGAGTCAGACAACCCTAAACCCAGAACCTCCAAAATGAAATCGAAGGTGCAGGAATGA